CGGTGACCGACATGCGCGTGAAGTTCGGCCTGGCTCCCGAAGACATAACCGAGCGGAGTTGCATCGTCGTTGTGCAGCTCTCAGGCGCAATCATGAACAACAGTCAGATGGGACTGATTGTAGACGCGGTCGAAGAGGTGCTCAACGTCACGCAGGCGGATGTCGAGGATACCCCCGACTTTGGCGTGCAGCAGGATATCCATTCATTGCTGGGAATGGCCAAGATCAAAGGCAAAGTAATCACGCTTCTCGACCTCGACTCCGTCCTGGCACGCACCGCCTAACCCTTTTTCTTAATCCTCAACATACCAAGGAACATTCGATGAAAAATTGGACCATTGCAAAACGCATCACCGCAGGCTTCGCAACATTGCTCGCGGTCTTTCTGGGATTTGCCGCTCTCGTGGGGTGGCAGAACCGAAACGTAACAGGCTCGGTAAATATCCTTACGACCGACAGTTTGCCGGGCGTTCGCTATACCGGCCAGCTGCTCCAGGAAACACTGGAATACCGGGTGCTCACGCTCCAGCACATCATTTCAACGAACCATGCCGAAATGGTCTCAATCGACAAGTTGGCTGACGATAAAGCCGAGCAAATCCTCGAAACGCTCGAGGCCTACCGCAAGACAGTGACGCGTTCCGAAGAGAAACCGCTGGTCGAGCGCATCGGCCCGGCATTTAGCGCGTATCGGGAAAAGGCGAAAATCCAGCGAGGGCTGAGCCTCGCTGGGAAATCAGGCGAAGCCGCTGACATGATTCCCATGGTCGGAGCAATATTCGCTGCCTGCAACAAAACGGTGATGGATTGCCGTGACATCAACATCAAGTGGGCGGCTGAAGCTACAGCAGCAGCGAACTCGTCCCTGGCGACGGCGCAAAAGGCGACGTGGATCGCAGTCATTCTCGGCCTCGCTGTAGGAATTGCCCTTTCAGTAATGATTGCGCGCAGCGTGGCACAAGTGTTGAGCCGAATTGCGAGCGCGCTGGACGAGGGATCCGATCAGGTCGCTGCAGCAGCCGGGCAGGTTTCCTCAGCCAGTCAGACACTGGCGGAGGGCGCGAGCGAGCAGGCCGCTTCGCTGGAGGAGACGAGTTCCTCACTGGAGGAGATGGCAAGCATGACCCGTCGCAATTCGGAAAATGCCGAGAAGGCAAATGCCCTTGCACGGCAGGCGCGCACCGCCGCCGACCAGGGAGCCGAAGATATGCAGTCGATGAATGCCGCCATGGAGGCCATCAAGACCTCGAGCGACGACATTGCAAAGATCATCAAGACTATTGATGAGATCGCGTTCCAGACCAATATCCTCGCGCTGAATGCCGCAGTGGAAGCAGCGCGGGCTGGCGAGGCCGGAATGGGATTTGCCGTGGTTGCCGATGAAGTCCGAAATCTCGCGCAACGCTGCGCTCAATCAGCGAAGGAAACTTCGACGAAAATCGAAGGCGCGATCACGAAATCGGCACAGGGGGTGGAAATCAGCACCAAGGTGACGCATGGGCTGCAGGAAATCGTCACAAAGGCCCGTCAGGTGGACGAACTTGTCAGCGAAGTCACCAGTGCATCGCGCGAACAAAGCCAGGGCGTTTCGCAGGTCAACACAGCCGTTGGACAGATGGACAAGGTGACCCAAAGCAACGCGGCGACGGCCGAGGAGAGCGCCAGCGCTGCCGAGGAACTGAATGCCCAGGCCCAATCCTTGAAGGAAGCAGTCGTTGAACTTCTCGGGCTCGTTGGCGGCAGAGCCAAAGTCGCGGCTTCGGGAACGAAACATCGGTCCCCCGCCCATGGCACCGCACCGCTTGTTGCCATTCACCGAAACGGGGCGCATACAAATGGACGCGGAACCGCGTCCGTCCGCAACAACCTGGCACCCGCGCTGTCGACAGATGTGAAGCGAGACATGTTGCCGCTTGAGGGCGATTTCCGGGACATGTGATCGAACACAAATCAAAACCCTCTTCCGCACGCGGGAGAGGGTTTTTTCGTTTATGAATTTGATCCCACCTGTTGAAAAGTCACGCAACAGAGGAAGGTCAGCTATTCCTCATCAAACTTGCGCTTGATGAGACTTTCGATCTCGGCCAGCGCCTTGGGGGCATCCGGACCGTCGGCGGTCACCATGAGTTTGCTGCCCGGGCCAGCGGCCAGCATCATCAGACCCATGATGCTCTTGCCGTTCACCTTCTCGCCGTCCTTCTCGACGAAGATGTCGCAGGTGAAACGGTTCGCAGTCTTTACGAACAGCGCAGCGGGGCGGGCGTGGATGCCAAGTTTATTGACAACCTGCATCTCTTTGACTTGCGCGGCGGTTTCGTCGGACAGCTTTTTGGAACTCATTTCGATTACCCGTATAATTAGCTGACGCGGAACGGTTGCGCCAACGAAAATTGAAGAGAGGAACATTAACCGCGGAGGGGCACGGATTAACACGGCTCTTTGCTACTCTGCTTGCTCCCGTTCAATGTCCTGTCGAAATTCATAGAACACTTTGCTGGGCCCGGGAGGGCACTTTCCGGAGCCAGGATTCGCGAAAATTAGCGAAATTCGCGTAAACGCCGTTTCGACTCTTTCAAACGATCCAACTGCGGTTCGTTCGAACAGCAGGGAGGGTTTCTTCCCCCGTCTCGACTTTCACGCG
The Verrucomicrobiia bacterium DNA segment above includes these coding regions:
- a CDS encoding chemotaxis protein CheW, producing the protein METATIERRNLAGKYLTFNLGSECYGIPVLRIREIIRFTTITAVPQMPAFVKGVINLRGKIIPVTDMRVKFGLAPEDITERSCIVVVQLSGAIMNNSQMGLIVDAVEEVLNVTQADVEDTPDFGVQQDIHSLLGMAKIKGKVITLLDLDSVLARTA
- a CDS encoding methyl-accepting chemotaxis protein, giving the protein MKNWTIAKRITAGFATLLAVFLGFAALVGWQNRNVTGSVNILTTDSLPGVRYTGQLLQETLEYRVLTLQHIISTNHAEMVSIDKLADDKAEQILETLEAYRKTVTRSEEKPLVERIGPAFSAYREKAKIQRGLSLAGKSGEAADMIPMVGAIFAACNKTVMDCRDINIKWAAEATAAANSSLATAQKATWIAVILGLAVGIALSVMIARSVAQVLSRIASALDEGSDQVAAAAGQVSSASQTLAEGASEQAASLEETSSSLEEMASMTRRNSENAEKANALARQARTAADQGAEDMQSMNAAMEAIKTSSDDIAKIIKTIDEIAFQTNILALNAAVEAARAGEAGMGFAVVADEVRNLAQRCAQSAKETSTKIEGAITKSAQGVEISTKVTHGLQEIVTKARQVDELVSEVTSASREQSQGVSQVNTAVGQMDKVTQSNAATAEESASAAEELNAQAQSLKEAVVELLGLVGGRAKVAASGTKHRSPAHGTAPLVAIHRNGAHTNGRGTASVRNNLAPALSTDVKRDMLPLEGDFRDM
- a CDS encoding HPr family phosphocarrier protein; this encodes MSSKKLSDETAAQVKEMQVVNKLGIHARPAALFVKTANRFTCDIFVEKDGEKVNGKSIMGLMMLAAGPGSKLMVTADGPDAPKALAEIESLIKRKFDEE